From a region of the Micropterus dolomieu isolate WLL.071019.BEF.003 ecotype Adirondacks linkage group LG21, ASM2129224v1, whole genome shotgun sequence genome:
- the LOC123960105 gene encoding nuclear factor 7, brain-like: protein MAEKITLVESYLNCHVCSETFRDPVSLSCNHSFCSSCLQKFWEQAGNKNCPICKRKSSKNYPGVNFPLKELADSFAERQKTGSSETEKGEKKVEEVCSKHKEEPRLFCEDEQRAVCPVCEFSLHQSHKVVPVEQAVRDLKEQLKSDLESLQDKRDKYKQVEETYNEVIQQSEKQLLSTERQIRAEFNKLHQFLKEEEESRLAALREEEEQKRKTVSREIKKIQEQISSLSDRISAVEEELQKPSVPFLSSYKATQTRARVQRSLSDPQLLSGALIDVAKHLGNLSFRVWEKMKDKVHFSPVILDPNTAARSLYLSDDLTSVRRGDTKQQLPDNPERNTKYAEVLGSEGFSSGKHSWEVEVGDHPGWTVGLAKESVDRKGETFPSPKYGFWCLKHHSGKYTDGVGKTVRVKKSLQRIRVQLDYDRGEVSFYNPEDMTHLCTHRDTFTEKLFPYLYIGAAGDAETSDIKICHTEISL from the coding sequence ATGGCTGAGAAAATAACTCTTGTTGAAAGTTACCTGAACTGCCACGTGTGTTCAGAGACTTTCAGAGATCCTGTGTCTCTGAGCTGCAACCACAGCTTCTGTTCAAGCTGCCTGCAGAAATTCTGGGAACAAGCTGGAAACAAAAACTGTCCcatttgtaaaagaaaatcatCAAAAAATTATCCAGGAGTCAACTTTCCACTGAAGGAACTGGCTGACTCCTTTGCTGAGAGACAGAAAACTGGATCATCTGAGacagaaaaaggagagaagaaggtggaggaggtgtgcAGTAAACATAAAGAAGAGCCAAGATTGTTCTGTGAGGACGAGCAGAGAGCTGTGTGTCCTGTCTGTGAGTTTTCTCTCCACCAGAGTCACAAGGTGGTTCCTGTAGAACAAGCAGTCCGGGACCTGAAGGAGCAGCTGAAATCTGACTTAGAGTCTCTGCAGGACAAGAGGGACAAATACAAACAAGTGGAGGAAACATACAATGAAGTGATTCAACAGTCCGAGAAGCAGCTGTTGTCCACAGAGAGGCAGATCAGAGCAGAGTTCAACAAGCTCCACCAGTTcctgaaagaggaagaggagtccaGACTGGCAGctctgagggaggaagaggagcagaagaggaaGACTGTGAGCAGAGAGATCAAGAAGATTCAGGAGCAGATCTCCTCTCTGTCAGACAGGATCTCTGCTGTTGAAGAAGAGCTGCAGAAACCCAGCGTGCCATTCCTCAGCAGTTATAAAGCCACTCAGACCAGAGCCAGAGTCCAGCGCTCACTGTCAGATCCACAGCTGCTCTCAGGAGCGCTGATAGATGTGgccaaacacctgggcaacctgTCCTTCAGAGTCTGGGAGAAGATGAAGGACAAGGTCCACTTCAGTCCTGTCATTCTGGACCCAAACACTGCAGCACGCAGTCTCTATCTGTCTGATGATCTGACCAGTGTGAGACGTGGAGACACAAAGCAGCAGCTTCCTGACAATCCAGAGAGAAACACTAAGTATGCAGAAGTTCTGGGCTCTGAGGGCTTCAGCTCAGGGAAACACAGCTgggaggtggaggtgggagACCATCCTGGCTGGACTGTAGGTTTGGCTAAAGAGTCAGTTGACAGGAAGGGAGAGACATTTCCCTCACCAAAATATGGATTCTGGTGTTTAAAGCATCACAGTGGAAAATACACTGATGGAGTTGGTAAGACTGTCAGAGTGAAGAAGAGTCTCCAGAGGATCAGAGTCCAGCTGGACTATGACAGGGGGGAGGTGTCCTTCTACAACCCTGAAGACATGACTCACCTCTGCACTCACAGAGACACTTTCACTGAGAAACTCTtcccatatttatatattggtGCAGCTGGTGATGCTGAAACCTCTGATATCAAAATCTGTCACACTGAGATTTCTCTGTGA